GTCATCCTTGATCTTCCACGGTTCCGTGGCGGAGATGTACTTGTTGATGTCGCCGACCACACGCATGGCCTCGCCCAGCGCGTTCTTCTGGCGGTGCGATTCGACGGACGAGCCGACCACTTCGAACGCGGCCGCCGTCTCCTCCAGAAGACCCCGGTCCATTTCGGTCATGGAATCCTCGTCGAGCGCGGGGATCTGGCCGAAGTTCTTGTGGATCAGGTTGGCCACGCGGTTGACCAGATTGCCCCAGGAGGCGGCCAGCTCCTCGTTGTTGTGGCGCACGAACTCGGCCCACGTGAAGTCGGAGTCGGAGGATTCCGGCCCGGCCACGGAGATGTAGTAGCGCACGGCGTCCACGGGGTAGCGCGCGAGGATGTCCTTCACGTAGATGACGATGCCGCGCGAGGACGAGAACTTCTTGCCCTCCATGGTCATGAACTCGCTCGCCACAACCTGTTCGGGCATATTGAGCGGGCCGTATTCGCCGGTTTCGCCGCCCTTGGAGCCGTCGCCGTTGTAGGCGAGCATCTCGGAGGGCCAGATCTGCGAATGGAAGGTGATGTTGTCCTTGCCCATGAAGTAGTAGCCCGGGGTCGCCGGATCGTTCCACCAGGCGCGCCACGCCTCCGGGTCGCCCTTGCGGCGGGCCCATTCGATGGAGGCCGACAGGTAGCCGATCACCGCGTCGAACCACACGTACAGCTTCTTGTTCGGATTGTCGATCCACCCCTCCACCGGCACGGGGATGCCCCAGTCGATGTCGCGGGTGATGGCGCGCGGCTTGACCTCGGCGAACAGGCCGAGCGAGAAGTTGATGACGTTGGTGCGCCAGCCCTTGCGGGTCTCAAGCCACGCCTTGTTGGCTTCGGCGAGCGCCGGCAGGTCGAGGAAGTAATGTTCCGTCTCTTCGAAACGCGGGGTTTCGCCGTTGATTTTGGAGACGGGGTTGATCAGCTCGTCCGGGTCGAGCTCGTTGCCGCAGGCGTCGCACTGGTCGCCGCGCGCGCCCTCGGTGTGGCAGATCGGGCACTCGCCTTCGATATAGCGGTCGGGCAGGGTGCGGCCGGTGGACGGGGAGATCGCCACCTGCTGGGTGCCCTTATAGATATAGCCGTTGTCGAGGCACTGCTTGAACAGCTCCTGGACCACATGCTCGTGGTTGCCGGTGGTGGTGCGGGTGAACAGGTCGTAGCTCAGGCCCAGATCGGCGAGGTCCTTGGCGATCACGCGGTTGTAGCGGTTCGCCAGCTCCTGCGCGCTCAGTCCTTCCTTCTCCGCCTCGACGAGGATCGGGGTGCCGTGCTCGTCGGTGCCGGACACCATCAGCACGTCATTGCCCTTCATGCGCTCGTAGCGCGCGTAGACATCGGAGGGCACGCCGAAACCGGCCACATGTCCGATATGGCGGGGGCCGTTCGCGTACGGCCAGGCAACATTCACCAAAACATGACTCATAGTGCACGATTATCAGGCGCGGCGGGGACAGGCGGCATTCCCGGCATCCGGCGAGCCCCGCGCGAGTGCGAAGGCGGTCAGTCCGGCCCCATCGGCCCGTCCTTTCATCACGGACGCACTCCACGCGCGGGCAAGCAACTCGCCGGATCACCACCATGCGCTTCCCATACGCGGGCAGGCAATCCACCGACATATCCACATAACCGGCGCGCGAGAGAAAAGTTGTCCACTTATCCACCATTTCGCGCAAGGCGGTGGCGGGACCCGCGCGCGTATGCTTATGGTCGCCCTCATGAACGATTCACCCGCCATCGCCACCGCACCATCCAACCTGCCCGAAGACGGCGACCAGACGCAAGCCACACCGCCAACGCCGCCCTCCCAGGACGCCCAAAGCGAGCCCGTGGTGCCGCCCATCCTCTATACCAAGGATCTGCCGGGACCGCTGAGCCTCAACCGACTGTCCGAATTCGGCACGCTGCGCAAGCTCGACGAAACCGCCGGCTATTGGAGCGAACACGGCGACACCTTGTACGGACGCGCGACGATTATCGCCACCGTGACGCCCTATTCGACCGTCGCCTGCTCGTCGACCGCCGCATGGGTGTGGCTGGGCGGCGCCTTCCCGCGCACGCTTGACGTGATCTCCAAATCGCATTTCCGCTCCGTCAGCGTGGGCCGTCGTATCCGCGTGTTCAAGCGCCGCACGACGGACGACCAGGTGATGTGCATCGCCAACCTGTCGCTTACCACGCCGCAACGCACGGCCTGCGATCTGGTGATGATGCCGGAGGACCTTCCCGACCCCTTCGAAACGCACGAAACCGTCAACGCGCTGATGTCGGCCTACCGATTCAACCCCTCGGACTGTCTGAAGATCATACGTCAGCACCGCTATCACAAATTCGCCGCCCGCGCCCGCATGTTCTTCGAGTCCATGCAACGCGATCTGGTCAGCGAACCGCCCGACGCGGCGTTCGCCGGGCCGCGCGACAAGCCGTTCGATGTGGGACTCGGCCCCTCCTGCGCCGCGGCCTCCATCCGTTCGGCGGTTCCGACGCTGCGCCCGCAGTCGATGGTGATCACGGCATGACGCCGCGGCGACGGACACGCCGAGCGCGCCGGCTCAGCCAGCTGCGTCACGCGCATCGGCTGCGGCGCGTCCTCGGCCAGGACGACGCACCATCGCCTGATTCCCCGCATGACGCCGCACGGGGCGACGCGGCGATCGGACCGCCCGAACCTCCGATCATGCTGACGCCGCTGGTGGCGTGCGATCCGTCGACCGATGCGCAAGTGCTGTGGCATATCGCCCGCGAGGCGCCGGAACTGCGCCGTTGGCTGGTGGCCAATCCTCGGGCCGACGCCGAATTATTGGAGTTCGTCTCCCAGCAGGGCGGGCCGGGCGTGCGTCGGGCCTTGGAGGTGCTGCTGCGCTCGCTTGACGATGGGTAGGCACTGGCCGGCCAACCGCCTCAGCCTTTGAGTTTCAGCACCGCCGCATACACCTGCTTGCGGTTGGCGAGGCTGCCGCCCGGGTTGGGATGCTCCTCGACGACCTGCGTGATCGCCTCTTTGATGCGCAAGCCGTCCTCCAGCGCGCGGTCGATGGCCAGCACGGCCATATCCTCAACGGATAGCGAGGCGGGAGCGGCGGCCTGAGCCTCCTCATCGGACGCGCCGCCGACCACCAGCACCATCTCGCCGCGCGGCGGATCGGCGATCACGGTGTCGCGGATCTGCGCGACGGAGCCGCGGCGCACCTCCTCGTATTCCTTGGTCAGCTCGCGGCACAGCGCCATCGGGCGGTCCGGACCGAAGCCCTCCAACAGATCGTCCATCGCGTCGGCGATGCGGTGGGGCGTCTCATAGAAGACGATGGTGCGGCGCTCGCCTTGCAAAGCGCGCAGATGCTGCATGCGTTCGGCATGCTTGCGCGGCAGAAAGCCCTCGTAACAGAAGCGGTCGGTCGGCAGTCCGGACAGGGCGAGCGCGTCGAGCACCGCGGAGGGGCCGGGCGCGCAGGTGACGGGCAGGCCGCGTTCGATGGCGCGGCGCACGATTGCAAGCCCCGGATCGTTGATGGTGGGCATGCCCGCGTCGGAGACGACCAGAACGGTCGCGCCCGACTCCACTTGGTCGAGCAGCCCGTCGGATTTGTCGCGCTCGTTGTGGTCGTGGTAGGCGACGACATGGCCGTTCACATGCACGCCGAGCCGGTTCGCAAGGTCGAAAAGACGGCGGGTGTCCTCCGCCGCGATGATATCCGCGCGTTCCAGCAGGGCTTTGAGCCGCTCGGAGGCGTCGGACGAGTTGCCGATCGGCGTGGCCGCAAGCACCACGGTTCCTTGGGGGATGGTGGTCGTTTGGTCGTCGTGTTCCATCGTCATACGCCCAGTATCCCCCATGCCCGGCACAACCGGCTTCGCACGGACCTTTCCCAAAGCGGGCGTCGTGCGACTTTTCCGAACAGGTATGCAACAATCGAACATCGCGCGTTTTGGCGACTTTGCGCCATTCCTTCGATTGTCGTGTTCGTTTTGGCCTTACAAAAGGGTCGCACGGACGGTGCGGCCCACCTCATTCGTGCGTTCGCCCACCCCGGGCGAACACCCGGACCCCACGCGTCACGCCTCTTATTTATAACTTTATAAATAGATGTGTTATACTGAATATATCCACACATAACAGACGCAATGAAGCAGCCTGAAAGGACGACGATGCAGTACGGCCACTTTGACGACGCAGCGCGCGAATACGTGATCGAAACCCCAGCCACCCCGCTCCCCTGGATCAACTATCTCGGCAACGAGGACTTCTTCTCGCTGATCTCGAACACCGGCGGCGGCTACTCGTTCTACAAAGACGCCAAACTCCGCCGCATCACCCGTTACCGCTACAACAACGTGCCCTCGGACACCGGCGCGCGCTCCTATTATCTGACGCTGATGGGCGGCGACGGCGACGAGCCCGCGCCGCTCGACACCTGGTCGCCCACCTTCCTTCCGACCAAAACCCCGCTCGACTCCTACCGCTGCCGCCAGGGCATCGGATACACCGTGTTCGAGGCGAGCCGGAACGGCATCGAATCCTCCCTCACCGCGTTCGTGCCGCTGCGCACTTCCGCGGAGGTCAACAAACTCACCCTGACCAACACCACCGACGAGACCCGCGTCATCGACGTGACGGGCGCGGTGGAATGGTGCCTGTGGAACGCGGTCGACGATTCGACGAATTTCCAGCGCAACCTCTCGACCGGCGAGGTCGAGGTGGAACGTCGCGCCGACTCGACCCTGCTCTACCACAAAACCGAGTTCAAGGAGCGTCGCAACCATTACGCCTTCTTCGCCGTGAACCGCCCGACCATCGGATTCGACACCAGCCGCGACGAGTTCCTGGGCCAGTTCAACGGATGGGACAGCCCGCAGGTGATCGCGCAGGGCAAGGCGTATGATTCCGTGGCGCATGGCTGGTATCCGATTGCCGCGAACCGCGTGCGCGTCACGCTCGCCCCCGGCGCCAGCGAGACGCTGGTGTTCACCCTCGGCTACATCGAGGTGCCGAACGAGAACAAGTGGGAGGATCCCACCGATCCCGCCAAGGTCGGCATCATCAACAAAACCCCCGCGCACGAGCTGTTCTCCCGACTGGCCACCACCGAACTCGTGGATGCCGCGCTGGCGGAGCTCAACGCCTACTGGAACGATCTGCTCGGCATCTACAACGTGGAGTCCGGCAACGACAAGCTCGACCGCATGGTCAATATCTGGCACCAATACCAGTGCATGGTCACCTTCAACATGTCCCGCTCCGCCTCGTACTACGAATCCGGCATGGGCCGCGGCATGGGCTTCCGCGATTCCAACCAGGATCTGCTCGGCTTCGTGCATCTGGTGCCGCAACGCGCGCGCGAACGCATCATCGACATCGCCTCCACCCAGATGGAGGACGGCTCGGCATGGCACCAGTACCAGCCTCTGACCAAAAAGGGCAACGCCGACATCGGCGGCGGCTTCAACGACGACCCGCTGTGGCTGGTCGCCGGCGTGTACGCGTACATCGCCGAAACCGGCGACGCCGGCATCCTCGCCGAACCGGTGCCGTTCAACAACGTCGAAGGCTCCGAGAAGCCGCTGCTGGAGCACCTGCGCCGCTCCGTGAACTACACGATCGACCACCTCGGCCCCCACGGCCTGCCGCTGATCGGACGCGCGGACTGGAACGACTGCCTGAACCTCAACTGCTTCTCATCCACGCCGGGCGAAAGCTTCCAAACGGTGGAGAACAACGACACCGGCATCGCCGAATCCGTGTTCATCGGCGGCATGTTCGTGCTCTACGGCGGCCAGTACGCCGACATCCTCGAACGCCACGGCGTCCAGGCCGGCATGGGCGAGGCCGAAGCCGCCGCCGAAGCCGAATCCATCCGCGCCGCCGTCGCCGACATGACCGCCGCCGTGGAATCCTCCGGCTGGGACGGCGAGTGGTTCCTGCGCGCCTGGGACGCCTACTCGCGCCCCGTGGGCACCCATGCCGACACCGAGGGCCAGATCTACATCGAGCCGCAGGGCATGTGCGTGATGGCCGGCATCGGCCTCGACAACGGCAAGGCGCAGAAGGCGCTGGCCTCCGTCAAGGACCGCCTCACCTGCGACTGGGGCACCGCGATCCTCGCCCCCGCCTACTCCACCTACCGCATCGAGCTGGGCGAGATCAGCACCTATCCGCGCGGATACAAGGAGAACGGCGGCATCTTCTGCCACAACAACCCGTGGATCTCCATCGCCAACGCGCTCGCCGGCAACGACGAGGAGGCCTTCGCCGTCTACACGCGTAACTGCCCGGCCTGGCTGGAGGACAAGTCCGAAATCCGCCGCGTGGAGCCGTATGTCTACTGCCAGATGGTCGCGGGCCCCGAGTCTCCGACGCCGGGCGAAGGCAAGAACTCCTGGCTGACCGGCACCGCCGCATGGACCTTCGTGGACGTTTCGCAGTATCTGCTCGGCGTGCGGCCCACGCTTGACGGTCTCGTCGTC
Above is a window of Bifidobacterium eulemuris DNA encoding:
- a CDS encoding GH36-type glycosyl hydrolase domain-containing protein; translation: MQYGHFDDAAREYVIETPATPLPWINYLGNEDFFSLISNTGGGYSFYKDAKLRRITRYRYNNVPSDTGARSYYLTLMGGDGDEPAPLDTWSPTFLPTKTPLDSYRCRQGIGYTVFEASRNGIESSLTAFVPLRTSAEVNKLTLTNTTDETRVIDVTGAVEWCLWNAVDDSTNFQRNLSTGEVEVERRADSTLLYHKTEFKERRNHYAFFAVNRPTIGFDTSRDEFLGQFNGWDSPQVIAQGKAYDSVAHGWYPIAANRVRVTLAPGASETLVFTLGYIEVPNENKWEDPTDPAKVGIINKTPAHELFSRLATTELVDAALAELNAYWNDLLGIYNVESGNDKLDRMVNIWHQYQCMVTFNMSRSASYYESGMGRGMGFRDSNQDLLGFVHLVPQRARERIIDIASTQMEDGSAWHQYQPLTKKGNADIGGGFNDDPLWLVAGVYAYIAETGDAGILAEPVPFNNVEGSEKPLLEHLRRSVNYTIDHLGPHGLPLIGRADWNDCLNLNCFSSTPGESFQTVENNDTGIAESVFIGGMFVLYGGQYADILERHGVQAGMGEAEAAAEAESIRAAVADMTAAVESSGWDGEWFLRAWDAYSRPVGTHADTEGQIYIEPQGMCVMAGIGLDNGKAQKALASVKDRLTCDWGTAILAPAYSTYRIELGEISTYPRGYKENGGIFCHNNPWISIANALAGNDEEAFAVYTRNCPAWLEDKSEIRRVEPYVYCQMVAGPESPTPGEGKNSWLTGTAAWTFVDVSQYLLGVRPTLDGLVVEPHLPQEFDKLTVTRTYRGATYRIAMRRTGERTLSVDGHRIDGSVIPAQTNANGSIVDVQVTF
- the rsmI gene encoding 16S rRNA (cytidine(1402)-2'-O)-methyltransferase, which gives rise to MTMEHDDQTTTIPQGTVVLAATPIGNSSDASERLKALLERADIIAAEDTRRLFDLANRLGVHVNGHVVAYHDHNERDKSDGLLDQVESGATVLVVSDAGMPTINDPGLAIVRRAIERGLPVTCAPGPSAVLDALALSGLPTDRFCYEGFLPRKHAERMQHLRALQGERRTIVFYETPHRIADAMDDLLEGFGPDRPMALCRELTKEYEEVRRGSVAQIRDTVIADPPRGEMVLVVGGASDEEAQAAAPASLSVEDMAVLAIDRALEDGLRIKEAITQVVEEHPNPGGSLANRKQVYAAVLKLKG
- a CDS encoding variant leucine-rich repeat-containing protein — its product is MTPRRRTRRARRLSQLRHAHRLRRVLGQDDAPSPDSPHDAARGDAAIGPPEPPIMLTPLVACDPSTDAQVLWHIAREAPELRRWLVANPRADAELLEFVSQQGGPGVRRALEVLLRSLDDG
- the metG gene encoding methionine--tRNA ligase, yielding MSHVLVNVAWPYANGPRHIGHVAGFGVPSDVYARYERMKGNDVLMVSGTDEHGTPILVEAEKEGLSAQELANRYNRVIAKDLADLGLSYDLFTRTTTGNHEHVVQELFKQCLDNGYIYKGTQQVAISPSTGRTLPDRYIEGECPICHTEGARGDQCDACGNELDPDELINPVSKINGETPRFEETEHYFLDLPALAEANKAWLETRKGWRTNVINFSLGLFAEVKPRAITRDIDWGIPVPVEGWIDNPNKKLYVWFDAVIGYLSASIEWARRKGDPEAWRAWWNDPATPGYYFMGKDNITFHSQIWPSEMLAYNGDGSKGGETGEYGPLNMPEQVVASEFMTMEGKKFSSSRGIVIYVKDILARYPVDAVRYYISVAGPESSDSDFTWAEFVRHNNEELAASWGNLVNRVANLIHKNFGQIPALDEDSMTEMDRGLLEETAAAFEVVGSSVESHRQKNALGEAMRVVGDINKYISATEPWKIKDDEARLATVLHVAAQAVSDANHLLAPFLPHAAQKVWEALGGTGVFSPLPELREVEDLDKPGFTYPIITGDYELGVNVHPWRSEPIEVGAPVAKPEPIFAKIPKEAVEEELARFDAELAARREAEAQRLAAEQAKLV